A single window of Paracoccus albus DNA harbors:
- a CDS encoding RidA family protein encodes MNDPRLVRYDTADPQAGGTRRPFAKAVRAGDYVHISGQVPTVDGEVVSGGIVAQTEQVIENIKQVLALAGCGLEDVIKVTCWLDDPRDFTSFNAVFEKHFIDHPPVRSTVQSRLMIDAKVEIDAIAWKPL; translated from the coding sequence ATGAATGATCCCCGTCTTGTCCGCTATGATACCGCAGATCCGCAGGCTGGCGGCACGCGCCGCCCCTTTGCCAAGGCCGTGCGGGCCGGTGACTATGTCCACATTTCCGGGCAGGTTCCCACCGTGGATGGAGAGGTCGTGAGCGGCGGGATCGTCGCCCAGACCGAGCAGGTGATCGAGAATATCAAGCAGGTGCTGGCCCTTGCCGGATGCGGGCTGGAAGACGTCATCAAAGTGACCTGCTGGCTGGACGATCCGCGCGATTTCACCAGCTTCAACGCGGTCTTCGAAAAGCACTTCATCGACCATCCGCCCGTGCGCTCTACCGTGCAGTCAAGGCTGATGATCGACGCGAAGGTCGAGATTGACGCCATCGCCTGGAAGCCGCTGTGA
- a CDS encoding NAD(P)/FAD-dependent oxidoreductase, protein MAVKRHVAVIGAGVIGAIVAARLLADSHRVTVIEPDPPGGPHCASFGNGGFLSPASIIPMSAPNLWRKVPGMLRDPKGALTIRWRHLPALSPWLWRFLMAGRSPQRVEETARALNQLLSDAPARHRALADSIGRPEFIRNDGLIYAFHDRAAFETDAPAWNIRQRLGVRMQELGEEELRDLLPALSPLYRFAIRITDGGHCTDPGGYVSAICDWVSARGGKFHAARATGFDLSGGRLGAVQTDRGPVACDAAVIANGIRAPRLARLAGERIPLQSERGYFVQIAGTEGIANIPVMPQDGRMANIQVAGGLRASGQVELASPDARPDWRRADILLAHLRTTWPGLKINDQNVSRWMGHRPSTPDGRPVIGRASASADIIHAFGHGHIGLASAPATAEIVADLIAGRTPASEITPFAPARFRRSR, encoded by the coding sequence ATGGCGGTGAAAAGGCATGTCGCCGTGATTGGCGCAGGGGTGATCGGGGCAATCGTTGCGGCGCGTTTACTGGCCGATTCTCACCGTGTCACCGTCATAGAGCCGGATCCGCCCGGTGGCCCGCATTGCGCAAGCTTTGGCAATGGCGGCTTTCTCAGCCCTGCGTCAATCATTCCGATGTCGGCCCCGAACCTTTGGCGCAAGGTGCCGGGGATGTTGCGCGATCCGAAAGGTGCTTTGACCATCCGCTGGCGGCATCTTCCCGCTCTTTCGCCATGGCTGTGGCGTTTTCTGATGGCGGGCCGCTCGCCCCAAAGGGTTGAAGAAACGGCCCGCGCCCTGAACCAGCTTCTGTCCGACGCGCCCGCGCGGCACCGGGCATTGGCCGATAGCATCGGGCGGCCGGAATTCATCCGCAATGACGGGCTGATCTATGCCTTTCATGACCGCGCAGCGTTTGAGACAGACGCTCCAGCATGGAACATTCGCCAGCGTTTGGGCGTCCGGATGCAGGAACTGGGCGAAGAAGAACTGCGCGACCTGCTGCCCGCGCTTTCGCCGCTATACCGCTTTGCCATCCGGATCACCGATGGTGGCCATTGCACCGATCCCGGCGGATATGTGTCCGCGATCTGCGATTGGGTCAGCGCGCGCGGAGGCAAATTTCATGCCGCGCGTGCAACTGGTTTTGATCTCTCTGGCGGCAGGCTTGGCGCGGTGCAGACCGATCGCGGCCCTGTCGCCTGCGACGCGGCGGTCATCGCCAATGGCATCCGGGCACCCCGGCTGGCTCGACTGGCGGGCGAGCGTATCCCTCTGCAAAGCGAGCGGGGCTATTTCGTGCAGATTGCAGGCACCGAAGGCATCGCCAATATTCCCGTCATGCCGCAGGATGGCCGCATGGCGAATATACAGGTTGCCGGTGGGCTGCGCGCCTCGGGGCAGGTTGAACTGGCCTCTCCCGATGCGCGGCCGGACTGGCGGCGCGCGGATATCCTGCTGGCGCATCTGCGGACGACATGGCCCGGACTGAAGATCAACGACCAGAATGTCAGCCGCTGGATGGGGCACCGGCCCTCGACCCCGGATGGCAGGCCCGTCATCGGTCGTGCATCTGCCAGTGCCGATATCATCCACGCCTTCGGTCACGGTCATATCGGCCTGGCCTCTGCACCTGCGACGGCGGAAATCGTGGCCGATCTGATCGCTGGCCGCACCCCTGCATCAGAGATCACGCCTTTTGCCCCGGCAAGGTTTCGGCGGTCGCGCTAA
- a CDS encoding TRAP transporter substrate-binding protein: MKMNFAALVAAGIVAATAAQAESWDMPVAYPADNYHTENAVTFAEEVAECTGGELEITVHPSGSLFKGDEIKRAVQTGDAQIGERLLSAHANEDPLFGYDSVPFLASSFEASEKLRAAAQPVLAEMMAGQGLTLLYSVPWPAQGMYFNKEVNSVADMSGIKFRAYNSSTARVAELAGMVPTQVEAAELKQALATGVVAAMISSGSTGVDEKAWEDMSHFYDVKAWLPRNTVFANTDALEALPAEQRDCVTTAAEAAQTRGSETAAELSGGFLETLAENGMNVAEPGEQLAADLAGIGEEMTAEWLEATGDQGKAIIDAFRAE, encoded by the coding sequence ATGAAGATGAATTTTGCCGCACTCGTCGCTGCCGGGATCGTCGCTGCGACCGCCGCGCAGGCCGAAAGCTGGGATATGCCCGTCGCTTATCCTGCGGACAACTATCACACGGAAAACGCAGTCACCTTTGCCGAAGAGGTCGCGGAATGCACCGGCGGAGAGCTGGAAATCACCGTTCATCCCTCGGGCTCGCTGTTCAAGGGCGATGAGATCAAGCGTGCGGTGCAGACCGGCGATGCGCAGATCGGTGAGCGTCTGCTGTCGGCCCATGCCAATGAAGACCCGCTGTTCGGCTATGATTCCGTGCCGTTCCTCGCAAGCTCTTTCGAGGCTTCAGAGAAACTTCGCGCCGCTGCCCAGCCCGTGCTGGCAGAGATGATGGCCGGTCAGGGACTGACGCTGCTTTATTCCGTGCCGTGGCCCGCGCAGGGGATGTATTTCAACAAGGAAGTCAACAGCGTCGCGGACATGTCCGGCATCAAGTTCCGGGCCTATAACTCTTCCACCGCGCGTGTTGCCGAACTGGCTGGTATGGTCCCCACGCAGGTTGAAGCGGCAGAGCTGAAGCAGGCGCTTGCGACCGGCGTTGTTGCTGCGATGATTTCGTCCGGTTCGACGGGCGTAGACGAAAAGGCGTGGGAGGATATGAGCCATTTCTACGATGTGAAGGCATGGCTGCCCCGCAACACGGTTTTCGCCAATACCGACGCTTTGGAAGCCCTGCCGGCAGAGCAGCGCGATTGCGTAACGACAGCCGCCGAAGCCGCACAGACGCGCGGTTCGGAAACCGCCGCAGAGCTGAGCGGTGGCTTCCTTGAGACGCTGGCAGAGAATGGCATGAACGTTGCCGAACCGGGCGAGCAGCTTGCAGCGGATCTGGCCGGTATCGGCGAAGAGATGACGGCTGAATGGCTGGAGGCGACGGGCGATCAGGGCAAGGCCATCATCGACGCATTCCGCGCCGAATAA
- the nagB gene encoding glucosamine-6-phosphate deaminase, translated as MKVLIHATPELAIARAADQIVARLDALPGTVLGLATGGTMEAVYARLIEHHRRGEVSFAQSRSFNLDEYVGLPPDHPRSYWRYMRGHLFDHVDFAEGATHLPRGDAADPEAEAAAYEKAIAAAGDIGLQLLGLGANGHIGFNEPTSSLSSLTRIKTLTRSTREANARYFDNPDDVPRLAITMGIGTIMRADEVVLLAYGDSKAEAAAAMIEGPLSAACPASALQMHRKATIVLDQAAASRLKLRDYYEEVHPGGRDDLV; from the coding sequence GTGAAGGTTCTGATTCACGCGACCCCTGAACTTGCCATTGCCCGCGCCGCCGATCAGATCGTTGCCCGTCTGGACGCGCTGCCGGGAACCGTGCTTGGCCTTGCCACCGGCGGCACGATGGAGGCGGTCTATGCCCGTCTGATCGAGCATCACCGCCGGGGCGAGGTCAGCTTTGCGCAAAGCCGTTCGTTCAATCTGGACGAATATGTCGGATTGCCGCCCGATCATCCGCGATCATACTGGCGCTATATGCGCGGCCATTTGTTCGACCATGTCGATTTCGCGGAAGGCGCGACCCATCTGCCGCGCGGCGACGCCGCCGATCCCGAGGCAGAGGCCGCGGCCTATGAAAAGGCTATCGCGGCGGCGGGCGATATCGGATTGCAGCTTCTGGGTCTGGGCGCGAACGGTCACATCGGTTTCAACGAACCGACCTCCAGCCTGTCCTCGCTAACGCGGATCAAGACGCTGACGCGTTCCACTCGCGAAGCGAATGCCCGCTATTTCGATAATCCCGATGACGTCCCGCGCCTTGCCATCACCATGGGCATCGGCACGATCATGCGCGCCGATGAGGTCGTGCTGCTGGCCTATGGCGACAGCAAGGCCGAGGCCGCTGCCGCGATGATCGAAGGCCCGCTGAGTGCGGCTTGCCCCGCGTCGGCCTTGCAGATGCACCGCAAGGCGACCATCGTGCTGGATCAGGCTGCCGCAAGTCGGTTGAAGCTGCGCGACTATTACGAAGAGGTCCATCCGGGTGGCCGTGACGATCTGGTTTAA
- a CDS encoding ROK family protein gives MILCFDIGGSAIKIAHAYSQQDVRPMGREATPGRDLDAFLDVLRRAIADAPEPPTRLSFSIAGAVDPDTGVANVANIPCMNGKRVVADLSAALGLPVVLANDADCFAMAEAVVGAGRGHDIVFGVILGTGIGGGIVVRGELINPDGGMAGEWGHGEVAQRVVGDPQVVLPAFACGCGNAGCLDSVCGARGMERLHSHLHPGANLASHAIVDGWQRGRAEESRTIAIWLEILTGPMTMAQNMLGAGIIAVGGGLSNARPLVGALDRAVRDKVLRKFDRPLIVPAECRIEPGLVGAAILGLKSEEAGG, from the coding sequence ATGATCCTGTGTTTCGACATCGGCGGCAGCGCGATAAAGATCGCCCATGCCTATTCGCAGCAGGATGTTCGCCCGATGGGGCGCGAGGCGACGCCGGGCCGTGATCTGGACGCTTTTCTGGACGTGCTGCGCCGCGCCATCGCCGACGCGCCGGAACCACCGACGCGGCTTTCCTTTTCCATCGCGGGGGCGGTCGATCCCGACACCGGGGTCGCAAATGTCGCCAATATACCCTGCATGAATGGCAAACGCGTGGTCGCCGATCTCAGTGCCGCGCTTGGCTTGCCGGTGGTGCTCGCCAATGACGCCGACTGCTTTGCCATGGCCGAAGCCGTCGTCGGTGCGGGCCGGGGGCATGACATCGTCTTTGGGGTGATTCTCGGCACCGGGATCGGCGGCGGCATCGTCGTCAGGGGAGAGCTGATCAATCCCGATGGCGGTATGGCGGGCGAATGGGGCCACGGTGAAGTCGCGCAGCGCGTTGTCGGCGATCCGCAGGTTGTACTGCCAGCCTTCGCCTGTGGTTGCGGCAATGCGGGCTGCCTCGATTCCGTCTGCGGTGCGCGCGGAATGGAACGCCTGCACAGCCATTTGCATCCGGGTGCGAATCTTGCAAGTCACGCCATCGTCGACGGGTGGCAGCGGGGCAGGGCCGAGGAAAGCCGGACCATCGCCATCTGGCTGGAGATTCTGACCGGACCGATGACCATGGCGCAGAACATGCTTGGCGCGGGAATCATCGCCGTCGGCGGCGGCCTGTCGAACGCGCGCCCGCTGGTCGGGGCACTCGACCGGGCGGTGCGGGATAAGGTGCTGCGCAAATTCGACCGCCCGCTGATCGTACCGGCCGAATGCCGGATTGAGCCGGGTCTGGTCGGTGCGGCGATCCTCGGCCTGAAAAGTGAGGAGGCCGGCGGCTGA
- a CDS encoding TRAP transporter large permease yields the protein MTGFDRDATGLKIGIFLFVMFFLLGTGIWVGLALMGVAYMGMIGFTSRNPGSSMAITVWTSSSSWTLTSLPLFIWMGEILFRTRLSEDMFKGLAPWLRGLPGGLLHTNVVGCTVFAAVSGSSAATLTTVGKMSIPELRRRGYPEFMIIGTLAGAATLGLMIPPSLTLIVYGVTVKESITALFMAGVLPGLVLAAMFMLYIAGWSIARPDQRPAAEPRLGFVGALKNSVLLIPVILLIVTVIGSMYIGIATATEAAAFGVVGALVLAAVQRSLTWESFSQSLLGATRTSAMIALILMGASFLTLSMGFTGVPRTLAAWIGGMELSPIALIAALTVFYIIIGMFLDGISAVVLTMAIIDPMVRGAGIDMIWFGIFVVVVVEMAQITPPVGFNLFVLQGMTKHDMGYIARTALPMFLIMVVMVGVLVMFPQLATWLPEAMKQAPN from the coding sequence ATGACCGGCTTTGACCGTGACGCCACGGGGCTGAAAATCGGCATTTTCCTGTTCGTCATGTTCTTCCTGCTCGGCACGGGCATTTGGGTCGGGCTGGCGCTGATGGGCGTGGCCTATATGGGCATGATCGGCTTCACCTCGCGCAATCCGGGCAGTTCGATGGCGATCACCGTCTGGACGAGTTCCTCAAGCTGGACGCTGACGTCGCTGCCTTTGTTCATCTGGATGGGAGAGATCCTGTTCCGCACCCGCCTGTCGGAAGACATGTTCAAGGGTCTGGCCCCGTGGCTGCGCGGCCTGCCGGGTGGCCTGCTGCACACCAATGTCGTCGGCTGCACGGTGTTCGCTGCCGTGTCGGGTTCGTCTGCCGCCACGCTGACGACGGTCGGCAAAATGTCCATCCCGGAACTGCGCCGGCGCGGTTATCCCGAATTCATGATCATCGGTACGCTTGCGGGGGCTGCAACGCTTGGCCTGATGATCCCGCCCTCGCTGACGCTGATCGTCTATGGGGTCACGGTCAAGGAAAGCATCACCGCGCTGTTCATGGCGGGTGTGTTGCCGGGCCTCGTGCTGGCGGCGATGTTCATGCTCTATATCGCAGGCTGGTCCATCGCCCGCCCTGATCAGAGGCCCGCGGCAGAGCCTCGGCTGGGCTTCGTCGGAGCGTTGAAAAACTCGGTGCTGCTGATTCCGGTGATCCTGCTGATCGTCACGGTGATCGGCTCGATGTATATCGGCATCGCCACCGCGACAGAGGCCGCGGCTTTCGGCGTCGTCGGTGCGCTTGTTCTGGCTGCTGTCCAGCGTTCGCTGACATGGGAAAGCTTCAGCCAAAGCCTGCTTGGCGCGACCCGCACATCCGCGATGATCGCGCTGATCCTGATGGGGGCCAGCTTCCTGACCCTGTCGATGGGCTTTACCGGCGTGCCTCGAACGCTTGCCGCATGGATCGGTGGTATGGAGCTTTCGCCCATCGCGCTGATCGCGGCGCTGACGGTGTTCTACATCATCATCGGCATGTTCCTTGATGGAATCTCGGCGGTCGTTCTGACCATGGCGATTATCGACCCGATGGTGCGCGGCGCGGGGATCGACATGATCTGGTTCGGCATCTTCGTGGTGGTGGTGGTCGAGATGGCCCAGATCACCCCGCCGGTCGGCTTCAACCTGTTCGTGCTGCAGGGCATGACGAAACATGACATGGGCTATATCGCCCGCACGGCCCTGCCGATGTTCCTGATCATGGTCGTCATGGTCGGCGTGCTGGTCATGTTCCCGCAACTCGCGACATGGCTGCCAGAGGCGATGAAGCAGGCGCCGAATTGA